The following are from one region of the Sciurus carolinensis chromosome 5, mSciCar1.2, whole genome shotgun sequence genome:
- the Samd8 gene encoding sphingomyelin synthase-related protein 1 isoform X3, which yields MAGPNQLCIRRWTTKHVAVWLKDEGFFEYVDILCNKHRLDGITLLTLTEYDLRSPPLEIKVLGDIKRLMLSVRKLQKIHIDVLEEMGYNSDSPMGSMTPFISALQSADWLCNGELSHDCDGPITDLNSDEYQYMNGKNKHSVRRLDPEYWKTILSCIYVFIVFGFTSFIMVIVHERVPDMQTYPPLPDIFLDSVPRIPWAFAMTEVCGMILCYIWLLVLLLHKHRSILLRRLCSLMGTVFLLRCFTMFVTSLSVPGQHLQCTGKIYGSVWEKLHRAFAIWSGFGMTLTGVHTCGDYMFSGHTVVLTMLNFFVTEYTPRSWNFLHTLSWVLNLFGIFFILAAHEHYSIDVFIAFYITTRLFLYYHTLANTRAYQQSRRARIWFPMFSFFECNVNGTVPNEYCWPFSKPAIMKRLIG from the exons ATGGCAGGTCCTAATCAACTCTGTATTCGCCGTTGGACTACCAAGCATGTAGCTGTGTGGCTGAAGGATGAAGGCTTTTTTGAATATGTGGACATTTTATGCAATAAGCACCGACTTGATGGAATCACATTGTTGACATTGACCGAATATGATCTCCGGTCTCCTCCTCTGGAAATCAAAGTCCTAGGGGACATTAAAAGGTTAATGCTCTCTGTCCGAAAATTGCAGAAAATACATATTGATGTTTTAGAAGAAATGGGCTACAACAGTGACAGTCCCATGGGTTCCATGACCCCATTCATCAGTGCTCTTCAAAGTGCAGACTGGCTCTGTAATGGAGAACTTTCACATGACTGTGATGGACCCATCACTGACTTGAATTCTGATGAGTACCAGTACATGAATGGCAAAAACAAACATTCTGTTCGAAGATTGGACCCAGAGTACTGGAAGACCATACTGAgttgtatatatgtttttatagtaTTCGGGTTTACATCTTTCATCATGGTTATAGTCCATGAACGAGTGCCTGACATGCAGACTTATCCACCACTCCCAGATATATTCTTAGACAG tgTTCCTAGAATCCCATGGGCCTTTGCCATGACAGAAGTATGTGGCATGATTCTGTGCTATATTTGGCTCCTGGTTCTTCTTCTTCACAAGCACAG GTCAATCCTTCTGCGAAGGCTCTGTAGTCTGATGGGCACTGTATTCTTGCTTCGCTGCTTTACCATGTTTGTGACCTCCCTCTCCGTGCCAGGACAGCACCTGCAGTGTACTGGAAAG atataTGGCAGTGTATGGGAAAAATTACACCGTGCTTTTGCAATTTGGAGTGGATTTGGTATGACCCTGACTGGCGTTCACACTTGTGGAGATTACATGTTCAGTGGCCACACAGTCGTCCTAACCATGCTGAATTTCTTTGTCACTGAAT ATACACCAAGAAGCTGGAATTTCTTGCACACTTTATCCTGGGTTCTCAACCTCTTTGGAATCTTCTTCATCTTGGCTGCCCATGAACATTATTCCATTGATGTGTTTATTGCATTTTATATCACAACAAGACTCTTTTTGTACTATCATACTCTGGCCAATACCAGAGCATATCAGCAGAGTAGGAGAGCAAGAATTTGgtttcccatgttttctttttttgaatgcaatGTTAATGGCACAGTACCTAATGAATATTGTTGGCCATTTTCAAAACCAGCAATAATGAAAAGACTAATTGGATGA